A single window of Narcine bancroftii isolate sNarBan1 chromosome 1, sNarBan1.hap1, whole genome shotgun sequence DNA harbors:
- the LOC138745824 gene encoding endoplasmic reticulum-Golgi intermediate compartment protein 2-like: MRRRVTRKITPSIVKKLDAFPKVVDVCIETSAVGGTVSLLAFTLIATLTVGEYWFYRDTRIRHSYQVDTEISSKLQVNIDITVAMNCDHIGADITDRMEEADGTSGEFQYQPTYFELSAENRVWQRMMQNIHQQLQEEHNFLDALIKSPLNRTSPTEGPRDVDSADPPNACRIHGAIEVNKVAGSFHVLSGKSYQLPVGHTHVLTVKTPEGYNFSHRINHFSFGMPGSGFVSPLDGSEKVTELKLYMFQYFLIVVPTEINTSKFSMSTHQFSVTEQEKKLAGMSKKHDTPGIVVKYDFSCLKILISEEGMSTTQFLVRLCGLVGGIFSTADENETTSIKEHQYQEQCNCDIPVVLCGNTK, from the exons ATGAGGAGGAGAGTTACCCGGAAGATAACTCCCAGCATTGTCAAAAAGTTGGATGCTTTTCCAAAAGTTGTTGATGTCTGCATTGAAACCTCCGCTGTTGGGGGCACAG TTTCACTCCTTGCTTTCACACTGATAGCAACCTTGACAGTGGGGGAGTATTGGTTCTACCGTGACACCCGGATTAGACACAGCTATCAAGTTGACACTGAGATTTCCAG CAAACTCCAAGTAAATATTGACATTACAGTGGCCATGAATTGTGACC ACATCGGAGCAGACATCACTGACCGGATGGAAGAGGCGGACGGTACATCTGGGGAATTTCAGTATCAGCCA acCTACTTTGAGCTCTCAGCTGAGAACAGAGTGTGGCAGAG aatgatgcaaaatattcatcaaCAGCTGCAGGAGGAGCACAACTTCTTGGACGCTCTCATAAAGTCACCGTTGAACAGGACAAGTCCAACTGAGGGCCCGAG AGACGTCGACTCTGCCGACCCGCCAAATGCCTGCAGGATTCACGGCGCAATAGAGGTCAACAAAGTGGCAGGAAGTTTCCACGTTCTGTCTGGAAA ATCATATCAACTCCCAGTGGGGCACACACATGTGCTTACAGTGAAGACTCCGGAAG GCTACAATTTTTCCCACCGGATCAACCATTTCTCCTTCGGAATGCCGGGCTCAGGATTCGTCTCCCCACTAGATGGCAGTGAGAAGGTAACAGAGCTGA AACTCTACATGTTCCAATATTTCCTGATCGTCGTGCCGACTGAAATAAACACCTCCAAGTTCTCCATGAGCACCCACCAATTCTCAGTTACGGAGCAG GAGAAAAAACTAGCAGGAATGTCCAAGAAGCACGATACTCCTGGCATTGTAGTGAAATACGACTTCAGCTGCCTCAAGATCTTGATCTCTGAAGAAGGAATGTCCACCACCCAGTTCCTAGTCCGCCTTTGTGGTTTAGTTGGTGGGATCTTTTCCACTGCAG